AAATACAGTGAGGTAATGATTCATGCCCTTAGCAGCTGTGATGACTGCACCTAATCAACCAGTTGAAGTGCAACAATTACCAGACCCAATTCTAGAAAAGGGTGGAATCATTATTGAAACCTTATATTCTGAGGTTTGTGGAACTGACGTACATTTACTACGTGGGCATTTAGAGGGAGTACCCTATCCAATCATCCCTGGCCACTTCTCAGTTGGGCGTGTGCTGGAAACAGGTGGACGGGTTAATGATGTCAATGGTAAATTAATTCAACCTGGAGCGATCGCTACCTTTCTCGATGTCCACGAAACCTGTTACAACTGCTGGTATTGTCTAGTAGCCAAAGCTTCCACTCGCTGTCCACAACGCAAGGTTTATGGTGTCACCTACTCAGCTAAAGATGGATTGCTGGGTGGTTGGTCTGAACTGATTTACCTCAAACCAGGGGTTAAAGTTTTAACTTTACCCGAAGAAGTCTCACCGAAGCAATTCATCGCTGGGGGATGTGCTTTACCAACTGCACTACACGCTATCGATCGAGCGCAGATTCAAATTGGTGATGTTGTTGTAGTGCAGGGTTGTGGCCCTGTGGGTTTGAGTGCAGCAATTCTAGCTTTGCTCTCAGGTGCAGGTAAAGTAATTGTCATCGATAAATATGAGAGTCGATTATTAGTTGCCAAATCCTTCGGTATAGATGAAACCCTTGTAATTAAAGGTGATGATCCGCGACAACATATTGAGCGAGTTTTGGAACTGACCCACGGACACGGTGCTGATGTGATTATTGAAGCTACAGGCATCCCCATTGCTGTCAAAGAGGGCTTAAATATGACAAGAAATGGAGGTCGTTATGTGATTGTCGGACATTACACAAACACGGGTGATATTTTAATCAATCCACACTTGGAAATTAATCTAAAACATATTGATATTCGTGGAACTTGGGGAATCGATTTCAGCCATTTTTACAGAATGATTGAATTACTAAAACGTCATAGCGATCCCAGAAAAAATATTGCTTGGGAAAGCATAATTAGTCGTTCATACACACTACAAGAAATTAATCAAGCCCTGACAGATGTAGAGAAAGGCTCTGTATTAAAAGCTGTGATTCAACCGAATCTACCTTGATGATAACAACATATTAAATAGGGAGAATATATGCTCGGAGATTTAAAAATTGCCTTTATCGGCGGTGGTACGATGGGCGAAATGATAATTAGTAGATTGTTATCGACGAAAATTGTTCAAAAACCCGATCTAGTTATAGCCAGCGATCCAGTTTCTGAACGATGCCTTTATTTAGAAAATGAATATGGAATACGGACTACAACATCCAATATAGAAGCGATAAAAGGCGCATCGATTGTGATATTGGCAGTGAAGCCGCAGGTTTTAGCCTCTGTTATGGCTATGCTGAAGGATAAAATTTCACCTGATGTTTTAGTAATTAGTATTGTGGGTGGAGTGAGTATTGCATCTCTGTGCCAAGGGTTAAACCATCCTGCTGTTGTCCGTACAATGCCGAACATTGCCGTACAAGTTGGTCATGGCACAACGGTATGGAGCGCATCATCAAGTGTTACAGAGATACAGCGATCGCATACCCAAGTCATTTTACAAGCATTAGGCAAGGAATTTGCTACTCAAAATGAACATTACCTTGATATGGCAACGGCGTTGAGTAGCGCCGGGACTGGATTTGTGTTTCTGTACATCGAAGCGATGATTGATGCTGGGGTTCAGATGGGTTTAACTCGCACACAAGCCCAAGAACTCACATTGCATACGATTGCTGGCAGTGTAGAACTTATGTTGCAGACTCATGAACATCCAGCAGTCTTACGAAACAAGGTAACTAGTCCTGGGGAGTGACTGCTGCGGGTCTTTACGAGTTAGAAAAAGGTGGTATGCGAACTATGATCTCTAATGCCGTGCTTACTGCTTTGAGCCGCACTCAACAATTAGGTAATATCAGTTGAAAAACTAATGGTAAGTGGAGTTCTTCGTTCGGTACTTAGATCTGATTAGAGGCAATAAAAAGTACCAAATTTGATAAAAGATTTTAGTTTAATTCCAGAATATGCCAACCCAAGTTGTTCAAGTTAAACCTTCAAAAAATGCTTTTTCAGAATTTATCCAATTCTGGGAAGATGTAAAAGCGATCGCCGGCCCTTATTGGTATCCCACAGAACCAGGTAAAAGAGCATTCTCAGACGTAATTCGTGCATGGGGAATGCTTATTATTCTAATATTGCTAATAATTTTACTTGTAAGTATAAATGCTTTTAATACTTTTATTTATCGTTATTTGATCGATTTCATCATTCAAGAAAAAGATTATTCTAAATTTATTAATACCATATCAATTTATGCTGTTGGTCTTCTTTGTATAACGCTTTTAGTAGGATTTACTAAACTTCTTAGAAAACAAATTGCTCTTGACTGGTATCAATGGCTCAATAACCAAATTTTAAATAAATATTTAGACAATCGGGCTTATTATAAAATTAATTTTAATGCCGATATTGATAACCCAGATCAACGTTTATCTCGAGAAATTGAACCAATTACTAGTAATGCCCTCAGCTTTTCTGCTACTTTCTTAGAAAGAGTCCTAGAAATGACAACTTTTTTAATAGTTGTCTGGTCAATTTCGCAACAGATAGCTATCGCCCTATTGATGTATACAATTATAGGTAACTTAATTGCTGGTTACTTAAATCAAGAATTGATTAAAATTAATCAAGAAGAACTCGAATTGAAAGGTGATTATAGCTATTCTCTGACTCATGTTCGTAATCACGCTGAGTCAATAGCTTTTTTTCAAGGAGAAGAACAGGAATTAAATATAATTCAACGCCGATTTAAAAACTTAATAAAAAATACTAAAAACAAGATTAATTGGGAGAAAAATAAAGACATTTATAACAGAGGGTATCGAGCTATTATCGAAATTTCTGTACTCTTTGTACTTGCACCTTTATATATTAGAGGTGATATTGATTTCGGACAACTTGGACAAGCTACAGTAGCTTGCTACCAATTTGCTGGTGCTTTAGAAGAATTAATAGCTGAATTTGGCGTTTCTGGGCGATTTTCTAGTTACGTTCAGCGTTTATCTGAGTTTTCAGATGCGTTAGAAGCAGTGACTAAACAACCAGAAAATGTCAATACCATTAAAACAATAGAAGAAAATCATCTCGCTTTTGAGAATGTCACTTTACAAACACCGAACTATGAACAGGTAATAGTTGAAAATTTGTCATTGTCCGTTCAGCCTGGAGAAGGTTTATTGATTGTTGGGCCTAGTGGTCGAGGTAAGAGTTCTATGTTGAGAGCGATCGCTGGTTTGTGGAATGCGGGAACTGGCCGTCTGGTGCGCCCCCCTTTGAAAGAAGTCTTATTCTTACCCCAACGTCCTTATATCATTTTAGGAACTCTGCGCGAACAGTTACTTTATCCTAAAACTAATCGTCAAATGACCGACGCAGAACTCAAAGAAATTTTGCAACAAGTTAATCTGCAAAACTTGCTAAGTCGAGTTGATGGCTTCGATACAGAAGTTCCTTGGGAGAATATATTGTCCTTGGGAGAACAACAACGCCTAGCTTTCGCACGCCTGTTAGTAACTCATCCAAGGTTCACCATATTAGATGAAGCAACAAGTGCTTTGGATTTAAAAAATGAAGGAAGTTTATATCAACAGTTACAAGAGACAAAAACAACATTTATTAGTGTTGGGCATCGAGAAAGTCTATTTGATTACCATCAATGGGTTTTGGAACTTGCACAAGATTCCAGTTGGCAGCTTGTAACTGTACAGGATTATCGGACTCAAAAAGCAAGTATTACTAAACCTACCGCCAATGCTCAAATCAAAATAGATGATGTGTCTCAAGATAAGTCAGAAATCAGCACAAGTGAAAAGCTAACTCATAAGGAAATGAATGAATTAACCTACTATTCTATTACAACTATTAGAAGTAAGGCAAGCAAAGGGGAATCTATCACTACTAGAGACGGAATTACCTATCGCTATGATAAAGATCCTAATGTGTTGAAATGGATGAGGGTTTAGCCGCTACCATCCGTGAGGGCTAAAATAAAGCAAATTTTTTCAAATAGTTAAAATACTCAAATTTTTTAATGAAATTATTATTGTGTGGGGAGAAGCAACGCTACCCTCCTCTTTTGATTATCATGCTCACCAAAGTTTTTGAAAGCTTAAATCTTATTTCTACAACAACTTAATTTACAAAAAGTTCTGAGTGGTAAATTTACTATGCTAAAAACAAATGAGTGGCAAACTTTAAATGACTGTGAAATGAACCATGATAATTTTCAAGCATTACTGAAAAATAACATTCCATCAATTCGGATTTCTAAATTTGCTTCATTTGAAGAATGTAATAAATTATCTCTAGCAATTGAAAAAGTTGGGTTTGATTTTTATAAAAATGTGGAGCCACCAATCGGAAGAATTGGAATTACACAATTTGAATATAGAAATAGGGATAAATTGGGATATTTTGATGAAGTTAAAAAAGCTCAAACAACTTATAACCAGGTAATATCATTATCTTTTGACCCACTACAACGTTTGGCAACAATGCTGCGCCAGAATGTATCAAATAAAGTACAAATTGCTTATGAAAATGAAGTTTGTGGTAATTATTTTGCCGGATTGATACGTCATATTAATATTGCCTTGCTACACATAGACTTTGCTCAATTAGATGCTCCAGATTGGGAAATAGGAAATATTACCTCACAGCTAGTATGGAATCTCTATGTAAAAGCGCCTACCCAAGGAGGTGTCTGCAAAGTCTACAACCGACAGTGGCAGTCCGAAGATGAAAAATATAAAACTCCTGGTTCGTATGGCTACGATTATTCTTTAGTAGCTACCTCAGAAGTAAAACATAATATTCCACTTGCAGGAGATTTAGTCATCTTCAACAGTCGTAATTTTCATGAAGTCTTACCAGGCATTGGAGAACGTATAACAATTAGCTCTTTTATTGGAAAAATGCCGGGAGGTGATTTAGTTTTTTGGTCATAAGCTAAACCACATCTAGTTTGCATATTCAAAATTAATATAACTCTTGTGGGGTGGGCAACATGAGCGCCCTAATTATGCAAGCTTATTTGTGGAACAGCTTGAAAGCAATTAGAGACTGGACAAGTAGAAGTGTACTATGGAGCGATAGAAGAAGGATATGTTTTTACCTTCTATCCTACTTCTGTAGTTAATATTGTCAAAGTTAAAAATACTTTAATAGGAGACAAAATTGAGATTACAGATTATGATAACTGGTAATATCTTAAAACGGTAAAGACAATTACCATATCATAATTCTGAGTTTTCTTAGAGGAAGGGTTTATAGATTCTTGAATAATTCTGGCTCGAATCAGTTATAAAACTTGATAATAAATAATAACTATTTGGTGGCTTATTAAGTTTTTTATAAAACAGTTATCGCTATATTTCTTCTGTAATTCTATTACCTTGATGACTATACTTTCATAAATAATCTCATGACTCGACAATTACAAATTAAAAAATGCGATTGTTAATTTTTGAGAAAAAGCCTAAATCTACTCGAATTTATAACTGATCTTGAGATTTCCTTTTTGACGTTTTACTTTAGTAACTACTACACTTTTTAATTCATTAAGTGATTTTAAATGAGTGCCTCCACATGGAGTTGGATGAAGATTGTTGATTGCCACTACTCTCAAAGGTTTTTCTGGAGGTAAATTATTGGGGGTATTAGACCAACGCACTGCTAATTCTTCTGGGGTAATCAGTGAAGCTTCTACACTGCTACCTTTATTTAAGGCTTCACTAATTTTTATATTAATTTTATCAATGAATGTTTCTGTATTTTCAAACGAAGGGATTCCTTGAAACTCTACATAGCAACCATCTGGAAAATGATAACCTTTAACTGCAACTAAATTCTTATCAAGAGATTCAACTATAGTATACATAAGATGTCCAGCCGTATGAGCCTTAGCATTTTGCATACGACGGGCTTCATCAACATATAAACTTACCTCTTCGCCTTTTTCTAAGGATACAGATGATAAATCTCCATAATGACGAACATATCCATCTACAAAACTTACAAAAGTGATTGGAAGCTGAACTCCTTTTGCTTCAATAGTGCCTATATCTGAAGGTTGACCACCACCCTGCGGATAAAACACAGTGCTATCAAGTACACAATAATAACCCCTCTCATCATTGGCAACATACTCAATGTGAGCCTTATCAGTGAACTTATAGGTATCTTCAAAATAAACAAGTACTGTGGGCATTAGTAAATCTCTCAACTTGACTTTGATAACGATTATAAAAAAAAAG
This genomic interval from Nostoc sp. KVJ3 contains the following:
- the proC gene encoding pyrroline-5-carboxylate reductase — translated: MLGDLKIAFIGGGTMGEMIISRLLSTKIVQKPDLVIASDPVSERCLYLENEYGIRTTTSNIEAIKGASIVILAVKPQVLASVMAMLKDKISPDVLVISIVGGVSIASLCQGLNHPAVVRTMPNIAVQVGHGTTVWSASSSVTEIQRSHTQVILQALGKEFATQNEHYLDMATALSSAGTGFVFLYIEAMIDAGVQMGLTRTQAQELTLHTIAGSVELMLQTHEHPAVLRNKVTSPGE
- a CDS encoding ABC transporter ATP-binding protein/permease, which translates into the protein MPTQVVQVKPSKNAFSEFIQFWEDVKAIAGPYWYPTEPGKRAFSDVIRAWGMLIILILLIILLVSINAFNTFIYRYLIDFIIQEKDYSKFINTISIYAVGLLCITLLVGFTKLLRKQIALDWYQWLNNQILNKYLDNRAYYKINFNADIDNPDQRLSREIEPITSNALSFSATFLERVLEMTTFLIVVWSISQQIAIALLMYTIIGNLIAGYLNQELIKINQEELELKGDYSYSLTHVRNHAESIAFFQGEEQELNIIQRRFKNLIKNTKNKINWEKNKDIYNRGYRAIIEISVLFVLAPLYIRGDIDFGQLGQATVACYQFAGALEELIAEFGVSGRFSSYVQRLSEFSDALEAVTKQPENVNTIKTIEENHLAFENVTLQTPNYEQVIVENLSLSVQPGEGLLIVGPSGRGKSSMLRAIAGLWNAGTGRLVRPPLKEVLFLPQRPYIILGTLREQLLYPKTNRQMTDAELKEILQQVNLQNLLSRVDGFDTEVPWENILSLGEQQRLAFARLLVTHPRFTILDEATSALDLKNEGSLYQQLQETKTTFISVGHRESLFDYHQWVLELAQDSSWQLVTVQDYRTQKASITKPTANAQIKIDDVSQDKSEISTSEKLTHKEMNELTYYSITTIRSKASKGESITTRDGITYRYDKDPNVLKWMRV
- a CDS encoding 2OG-Fe(II) oxygenase family protein, which codes for MLKTNEWQTLNDCEMNHDNFQALLKNNIPSIRISKFASFEECNKLSLAIEKVGFDFYKNVEPPIGRIGITQFEYRNRDKLGYFDEVKKAQTTYNQVISLSFDPLQRLATMLRQNVSNKVQIAYENEVCGNYFAGLIRHINIALLHIDFAQLDAPDWEIGNITSQLVWNLYVKAPTQGGVCKVYNRQWQSEDEKYKTPGSYGYDYSLVATSEVKHNIPLAGDLVIFNSRNFHEVLPGIGERITISSFIGKMPGGDLVFWS
- a CDS encoding alanine--tRNA ligase-related protein; translated protein: MPTVLVYFEDTYKFTDKAHIEYVANDERGYYCVLDSTVFYPQGGGQPSDIGTIEAKGVQLPITFVSFVDGYVRHYGDLSSVSLEKGEEVSLYVDEARRMQNAKAHTAGHLMYTIVESLDKNLVAVKGYHFPDGCYVEFQGIPSFENTETFIDKINIKISEALNKGSSVEASLITPEELAVRWSNTPNNLPPEKPLRVVAINNLHPTPCGGTHLKSLNELKSVVVTKVKRQKGNLKISYKFE
- a CDS encoding zinc-binding dehydrogenase; this translates as MPLAAVMTAPNQPVEVQQLPDPILEKGGIIIETLYSEVCGTDVHLLRGHLEGVPYPIIPGHFSVGRVLETGGRVNDVNGKLIQPGAIATFLDVHETCYNCWYCLVAKASTRCPQRKVYGVTYSAKDGLLGGWSELIYLKPGVKVLTLPEEVSPKQFIAGGCALPTALHAIDRAQIQIGDVVVVQGCGPVGLSAAILALLSGAGKVIVIDKYESRLLVAKSFGIDETLVIKGDDPRQHIERVLELTHGHGADVIIEATGIPIAVKEGLNMTRNGGRYVIVGHYTNTGDILINPHLEINLKHIDIRGTWGIDFSHFYRMIELLKRHSDPRKNIAWESIISRSYTLQEINQALTDVEKGSVLKAVIQPNLP